The Rhizoctonia solani chromosome 13, complete sequence nucleotide sequence ACATCCCCCGCCCACCCGCGCTCAAATTACATCCCATATTTAACTCAAGCAAATTGGGCAGGGACATCGAGTGCCGCCTCGTACAATACCTCACCGGGCACGGCCATTATGGCGAGTACCACGCACAATTCCATCACGACGTAGATCCCAGGTGTGCCTGCGGGGAGTCGGTAGAGACTATCTTTCATTTAACCACCTCCTGTCCCGCTACGGCGGGACACAGGGGGATACTTagtgagttttccaccaacattaacgatcccacactgtttggctccctCGCAGGTCTCGAAGCAGTCGCAAAGTTCATTGCCAAGACGGGCATAggccgaagacgaggaggcccgCAGGCAGCCGCTCAAACCATGTAGTATATACGCCCTTAAGGCCGCCACTTCATtcccgcccttacggcctctaccccgagttaggccttaagccacctGTATGTCGCCACGCGACTCTCCCATTTGCtctctgaccgtgctacTGTCTCTGTTGTTTCCTCTTTCTCCTGCTGTTTCCCTCCTGTGCTTCCTTCTTCTGCGTTTTGTGTTGTAGCTTTCACGGTTCGGTTCTtgttttgtgagcggtttgcctagttcgcatgtagctcccgtattgttttatatatggaaatgtaccaaaaaaaaaaaaaaaaaaatgctCACGTGATCGTGCTAGCGTGTCGCTCTCTGATTTTCAATTGAGCTCCAACTAGCCGAACGTCCACCGCCTTTGATCCAAATATCTTGGCCATAGTTGCAATTGTACATCATCGATAGTCGTTCTCCTGCCAGTGTGAAATAAAATTACGTGTGATTTACAGGCTATCAAGTTGAGCTTGTTTGAATTGGCAAATTTCACCCGAGCCATCCGGTTGCACAGTAATGGAGTACCTTGAACCAATTTGTGAGTAGTCTTCCCGGAAAAGCCTAATTTATATGATCGACAGGACAATGTTTACAGAGGCTTAATCATATTTGAGTCGCATTTTTGCCGACATATCATAACAGAAAAGGACTAATCCGGAATCTACCCGCCGGTTCTTGAAGATTACGTGCTCACTTCCTTATGGTCATCGGTTGCACCATCCACACGTCGAATTGCACCGTCATGCTATCTTTGCCGGCGCATTGGTGCCTTGGCAAAACGATAATGAATTCTACACGCTCTATTTATTTCTCACATTACTTGATAGCTTGGAGTCTCGGTCGTTGGAATCCGATATCTTGATTAGGACTAAGCACACCATTCTCTTCTCGCTAGACGGATTATGTCGTCAGGCATTACAGGCACGCCGGGTTCTTTGCCCATGGAGCACCACCTCCCATTAAAGCATTCTGGCTCAAGGATAGCTATCTGTTCGCATTCGTTCCCTCCCTGGCTGTTCCAGTTTGTCGACTGGTCTCCAACGGCCTTCCGACAATGACgcgagcctcagctcccgcTTCCATCTCGGGATCGAGTTTGGAAGGTAAAAATACTGGGACACTTGATTCAAAGAATCCTTACGATGGAGGAGAGGTTCCTGGAACCATGAGTAGCACGCTCAATCAACAACATATCTTCGACGACCCAACGTTGGGAAAGTACTTCGTTCCTATCGCTGAATATGAAGGAATGCATCGGTGCGTCTACTCATTTCCGACCAGACAGTATATGATAAGCATGTAATTCTCATAGGTTTGACCCCAAAGCAACCTGGACAGAAGCCGAAGAAAGACACTTGGTCCGCAAAGTTGACAAGCTGATCATGGTATGGTGCTGTGTAATGTTCTTTGCCTTGCAATTGGATCGAGGTGCGTAATAATAGGTTTGGACTTTTGGACTTTTAAAAATGTAAACCTATCTCAGGAAACATCTCCGCTGCCCTTTCCGATAACTTACTGAAAGATCTTGGACTCAACACAAACGATTATAATAATGGCCAAATGGTAGGCAAACTTTATACAAAGAAAATCCAGTCCCTTATCACCTTCTACTATCAGATCTTCTACTTATCTTTCATGTGCGCCGAGCTTCCGTCCCAACTGGTATCGAAACGCCTCGGACCGGATGTATGGCTACCTATCCAGTTGTCAGTATCCCTCTTTTTATGGGTATATGTCGCATCTGAGATTGTTATAGAGTCTCATGGTCTATCGTAGCCATGTCGCAATGTCGACTTAATGGCCGCGGAAGCTTCTTTGCCACCCGATGTTTACTTGGCCTCTTGGAAGGCGGTTTTATTCCAGGTGAGTTGACCGTCACCGGACTTGAAAAATGTAGTGTTCATTATCGATTTCTGTAGACATGATTTTATTCCTGTCTTATTTCTATAAAGGGAACGAATTGCCTGTTCGCCTTTCGTTCTTTTGGATGGCTCTCACATTTACCAATATCTCCGGCGCGTTACTCGGGTATGGAATATTGCGAATGCGGTAAGTCCAATCTACTTTTCTGTAGAATCTTATTGCTAAAATTGCGAACAGCGGCATACACGGTTGGGAAGGCTGGCGTTACCTATTTCTCATTGAAGGTGCCATGACCGCCGCGATCGGTTTATTTTCGTTTTTCTGGCTTCCTCCTAGCCCTACCCAAACGAAGGGAATTCTTAGAGGTAAAAATGGTTGGTTTACCGATCGGGAGGAAGTTATCATGGTCAATCGTATCCTTCGGTAAGGACCAATCTTGCATTCGCGAATTCATACGATTAACATGAGAACAGGGATGACCCCTCAAAGGGAGATATGCATAATCGGCAGGCCTTGCACTTGTCCGACTTTTGGGCATCGATCAAAGATTACGATAACTGGGGTTTATATCTTATTGGActttgcgcatatattccacCGTAAGTGATCATATTACTGAAAACATTCAAATCCTGAGACTGACTGGTTTCCATTTCTAGTGCCCCGCCGACTGCATATTTGACGCTGACGCTCCGTAACTTGGGGTTCAACACCTTCAATACGAACCTTCTCACAATACCTTCTAGTGTTTTATTCATGATTAATAATTTCCTCCTGACTCAGGTATGTATCATAAATTCAAACCTGGCCGTGATGGACACTCAAAGCATCGCAGCTCAGCCGCATTACCAAAGAACGTTCCACCGTTGCTAGCTTTGGAAACGTGTGGCAGTTGCCGCTTCTCATCGCGCTAGCCGTTCTTCCTGACGAGACCAATCCTTGGACTCGCTATGCGTTGCTGACTTTGCTGCTTGGTTATCCATATGCCCATCCTATCCTTGTTGGATGGAATAGTCAAAATTCAAATACAGTCAGGACACGGACGGTAAGTGTTTTCATTTGTTTTCGAGGAACCCCGTACTGACCTCGCTTGAACTACATCTAGGTCTCTGCTGCGTTGTATAACATATTTGTCCAGGCAGGAAATATCGTTTCCACACATATATACAATGATAACGACAAACCGTTCTATCAGTGGGTTTAATTTCCCCATCCTCGCAAATGGCGTTTGACTGCTCTGTCGTACACAGCAAGGGGAACAAAGTCCTAGTGGGCGTAGCCGTATGGAACATCGTTCTGTTTCAACTAGTGAAACTTTATTACATTCAACGCAATAAATGGAAGGCTGCTCGATGGAACACGATGAGCACAGAGGAGCGGGCACACTATCTGGAGACTACAACTGATAAAGGCAATAAACGGCTAGGTTAGTAACCGCTTCCAACGTCCAGTTTGGATATATACTTACGATGCCATCACTAGACTTTGTCTTTGTTCACTGAAAATGTTTTATTTTGCATCATGGGGATTCATTCATATTTTCGCTTTGCTGAATAACAGATTGCACCTATTAACAAATCTGTAGGATCTTGGTCCGTTAGATTATAGTCGTTGGACTTATTGATTGAAATTTCTGGCTGCTTGCGTTGTAAGAGTGCCGCATTTACCCCGCTCGGAGTCAGTGCAGAGGTTACACCTAGGCTAATAGTTCAAGCTATCTCATAAATAGCGCGGTTAGATGATCTTTAAATGGCATCTAACATATTTTTCCCGAACCTCAGCAAACTTACATGATTAAAACAGCGGGCAGTGTTGGTATAACTCCCACTGAAGGTGGTCCCCCCCCCTGAGATAAATGCACTTCCCCATATTCCGACGGCATTCTTAGTAAAGTCTCGGCCGACTCGAGAGCAATTATTTTCGCACGAATGTATCGTGTAACGTAAGTCTGCCCAGATTAGGCTTCTAAAATTCTATATTAGTCTAGATTTCATCCGCCCGCGTTACGCTGCTTGCGCCATCTGCATCTTGAATTGCACCGTCCGCGCTATCTTTACTAGCATTTCTAGGTTCGAATCAATAAACTTCTTTGAATTGGCACTCCCCGACGACTTTACTTCACCGTAGGTACTGGAGTTCTGGCTTCGCAAAGTACCGGTATGAGAAATTCGAGCAGAGCACACCATCTTATGCTCCCCTGCCCAACAATGTCGCCAACTAAAGCAGGCACAGCGATGTCTATCGAGATAGGCAAAGTTTTATAAAGGTTATAGCTCTGGTGCAACCTTATCGCCGTTGGGCCATTCTTTTCTTCGCCTTTTATCTTCCTCGCGACCCTAGGTAGCCTTCACAACATGACGCAAAAACCAAGCCCGACTACTGCGTCGAGCTCAATTATAGATGACAAACAGAGAGTTTATAGTCAGCCAAACGTACCTCACATAGTTGAAGAAGCACCCGGGGCTATCAGCGATACATTTTGCCGCGAACACGTATTTGATGATCCTAAGTTAGGGAAATACTTTAAGCCGATCCCGGAATATGAAGGTAGACATCTGTGAGCTTCCCTATTCTCTTTCTATTGTTTCCGTGTAGTTTATTTTAATGTATTCGAAAGATTTGATCCCAAAGCGACTTGGACAGAGGCCGAGGAAAGGAGTCTAGTACGAAAAGTAGATAAACGGATCATGATATGGGTCTGTGTTATGTTCTTTGCTTTACAACTTGATCAAGGTAATGCAAACTTTCTAACATTTTCATTGAAGGGCCTTAACATCTTTTTGGCCTTATAGGCAACATTTCTGCAGCCCTTTCAGATAACCTTTTAAAAGATCTTGGGATGATTACTAACGACTTTAACAATGGGCAAATGATAGTTGACTCCTCTCAATCCACTTTTTGTCTCCTATATTCATTGCTCATCATAGATCTTTCTACTATCATTTATGTGCCGAACTTCCTTCTCAATTAGTCTCCAAGCGACTTGGGCCGGATGTATGGCTTCCAATTCAGTTGTATGCAAACACCTAACCTTTTTATCTAACCAACTAATTAGTAACTTTATAGGGTGGCATGGTCGGTCATCGCTATGCTACAATGCACACTAAAAGGCCGTGGTGGATTTTTCGCTACCTGTTGCTTGCTCGGACTACTTGAAGGCGGGTTCATCCCAGGCAAGAGAAGCACCACCTATTGTAGCAATATTTCTAATATATTATCTTCTTCACATAGATATGGACCTATTCCTATCTTACTTCTGCACTGGAAGTGAACTTCCAGTCCGCCTTTCATTCTTTTGGACCTCTTACACTCTGGCCAATATTTCTGGCGCCCTGATTGGTTACGGGATCCTACGAATGAGGTGTGCTTCTATCCCATTCCATGTCTGTCCGCCTGCGATTAATTACGCGTGATTAGTGGAATCCATGGATGGGAAGGCTGCCGGTACTTGTTCCTGATCGAAGGTGCCATGACGGCCGCAATTGGCATCTTCTCGTTCTTTTGGCTACCTCCTAGCCCTACTCAAACAAAAGGAATCCCGCGAGGAAAGAACGGATGGTTTacagaaaaagaagaaattATCATGGTTAATCGTATATTGAGGTGTGTGTGCTTCAATAGCGCCACTCTTGGCGCTCACCTGTCGATTCAGGGACGATCCTTCCAAAGGAGATATGCACAACCGCCAGGCACCGAGACTATCCGACTTTTGGGCTTCCATAAAAGATTATGACAACTGGGGCTTACACTTCATTGGTATAGGCGTATATATTCCTGGGTACGCTTCGCCAGCTCGTATCTTGATGAAAAGGCATTGACTTCAGTTTTAGATATCCTCCATCTAATTATCTCACGTTGACACTGCGTAATATCGGTTTCAGCACACTCAATACTAATCTGCTCACTATTCCGGCCAACGTAttattcatcatcatcaacaACCTGCCGCTCGCTCAGGTACGCCCGGACTAACCCCTTACTACCAATAGGTCTGAAACTGATCATGACTGTAGCTCAGTCGCATAACCAACGAACACTCACTGGTAGGAAGTATCGGATCGATCTGGCAGCTACCCTTCTTATTGCACTAGTAGTTCTTTATACATCTAACATGTGACAGGTTTCCGCCGCTCTTTATAATATTTTCGTACAGGCAGGCAGTATAATCGGGACCCGTATTCACAGCGAAGATGACAAACCATACTACTAGTAAGAAAACTGGCTCATATTTGGGCTCTCGTTACCTATAATCTCATTCTGACTAGCAAGGGAAATAAGGTATTGAACGGGGTTACTGGTTGGAATATTGTCCTGTTCTCCTAGTCAAATTGTACTACGTCCAACGGAGTAAATGGAAAGCAGCCCGGTGGAATGAGATGACCACCAAAGACAAGGTACACTACCTTGAAACAACATCGGACAAGGGGAACAAGCGATTGGGTAGGGTTTTGGTATGTCCCACCTGGATCGTGTACTGACGACAGAACCTATGAAATAGATTTTACATTTGTTCATTAGGTAATCCTGACTGTTCCCTCAGTAGACGAACCAAAAAAATACAATATGCGTGTCTTGACTTGAACCAAGCATGGTATATTACACATGACAAGAAAGAGTACCATCCACAATTAAAAGCGTGCCACAGGAATCGTCACAACGTAAATCTGAAATATATAATGATGTTATCACAACCTCAACGTTAATAGAACCAAGTGTGTCTCGAATAACACAAGCACAATACTATCCCCTGCAAATTTCATCAAGTAGTTCGTCGGTCCACCCCTGTTCTAGCGCTGCATCCGCAGGGGAGGCTTCCTCCACGTCGCACAGGTCATATCCGGCCCAGCGTGTAATCCTGATGGTGTACCCAGACACAGTTTTAACAACTTGCCCGTTGTGTACCGGTGGCAGAATATGAAAGACTTCTAGCCTTCGACAAGCATGAGCAACCATCCAACCGGCCACGTTTTGCACTCCGTCGGTTTCTTCGACATGCACAGGCATTAGTGTATACACCGGCTGTCGTGCTACAGCTTTGGGGAGCTCGTATCGTTTGCGACTGCTGGGCGCAATTTGGGGGTTAGGATCGACTTCAGGCATAGGCATGGGATCGGAATGGTGGAGGGTATCACTCAGGTCGGGGACACGGACGGCAACACTAACGAGCCGAGGGAAAATACTCAAAGCTTGCGCTAGCTCCTCCTATTCCGATCGTGTAAATTTTTGTTCTGTGAAAGCCAGGCACAACTGATTTACTTACATAGGTGTGTTCTAGGCGCTTTGGCCATCTAAAGCGCAGCGATTCCAAGCCCGGACATGCAGTTGCGGCGGCCCTCAAGAGCTCTACGTCCATGTCCAGCGGCACAGCATCTACATGCAATGTGTGCATCCCACGATGGACGGCCAAGCCCTTCATCAATCTGAGCCCTACAGGCTTCGAGATTCCATGGTGTCCGAACCCGAGCCAACTGCCATTAATCAAACGAACGTCCTTGAGCGAGCGTCTCATCGAGTGTTCGTCAATGATTTCGAGGATATTAGAAAGGGTGCCTTTGAATATACGTAAAGCTGAGAGCGCATGACGCGGGATACCTAGAACGGCGAGTCCAACGGATTGTGTACCACGGATATCGAGACGCAGGGCGCGAATACCGGCATGTCGCGAAAGGAAGCCAGCAAGAACGGGCTCCGGTATGTGAACCCGGCGATGCTTACGCGGGTGAGGTACGGCCAGCGATAGGGAGAACCAACCAAAGCATCTCCAATCGATCCATAGGCAGGAACTCGCACATCCAGCGAGGACAGGTCAGGGGAAGCAGCAACAATAGACAAAATAATCTGCATAATAACTCGTGCAGCTGATTGAGTAGTAAGTATAGAATCATGCTCGATTCATCAAAACGGGACCCACTATCGTCATGTATGGAGTTTAGTACACGGAAAGAAAAGTCGTGAAGATTTTGAAATCCAGAAAGCTAATGTGTACAGCACTCAGGTTAGTTCTCGCGAGAAGGGGTAGTGGACTTACTTGAATGTGATTGTCGGTAAAGTTGACTCCTACTTTCGCCCCGATTCTTAGTGATCGCAATTCAGTGGCATCACGCACGGCATCCAAGATCATATTCGAAGATTCAATGTCCATCCCTGATATAACGTCCCATTCGAAAGCACTAAGGTGTGGCATATTATCGATCATAACTGGGAGACATGTTACAAGAGGACGATGGAGCTTGTGGATCTCGGACACGTGAAGTTTGCGTACATGTTGGCCTAGATCGGGGTCGCGGGCCAACCTTAAACAGTGCGCAGGAATGGCTGGTTGGGCGTCTGCGTTCACGAGAAAGGCTCCTGATGCATCTCTTGGCAGAATCGACGCGTTCACCGCAACATGCTCGTAGAGCAAGGCGTTACAAACTCGTTGATTTGTTTATTGACGAGGGCGAGGTTGACAAGATCTCTGTTGGAGAGTCCAGTTGACGCAAGGATCCTGTTAATTAGTTCTGGAGGAAGATATATAAAGTATGCTGGAGGCGATAGGGGGGCTCCTTCAATCATGAGGGCGTCTGCGGTGCTCTGGCTAGAAGAACTGGGATCGGTGTTGGTGGGTGGTTGTGGAATCACTACGCTCAGGTTGAAGCCTAGGTCGAGTGCTTTAGACCTCCGAAGCACAACCTCTCCACTAGTACGCTTTTTCCTAGAACGGTCCATGTTGACAAGAAACAAAGTTAATAATGAATAGATAATTCCGGTCGTTGTACAATTAAAGAAAACACCCCTGTTTAATTGCAAATACTACACGTGTATCTTCGCACACAGTCGTCAACAAACAATATTCTAGCGTGGCGAGCCCGCTTTTTTATGAATGTTGTCAGTTTATCCGAGGCACTATCTAACATATCAGGATATAAGCAAGATCTAGTTATCAGGGACTGATTTACTGGGTGACGGCGTAGATGGTTGCGATGTGCAGTGTCACAATCAACATCACATCTAATCCCATAACGCTTTTATCTTGTCTCAGCACTCCAAAGATATATACGATAGACACATATGAGTCTAAGTATTATATACAGGGACATCCTACTCGGGATAAGTACTTTGTACTCTGGGCATACATTCAAACTTTATGGGTGCTAATATCATCAGTTTGGCCCGAGTGTTCAACTACAGCTCGTATCGAAATAGAATTCATGGACTTCTCAGAAACACGCAAACACCGGCAACAATAGACAACTAACCACACGTCCTCAGTTGCCACCCGGCTTCTCAACCCCACGTCACGTGGTCGCGCTGAGGGACGCGTCAGGTGGATCATTCCTGTAGCCCGTTGGTATAACGCTGGAATTTCGTTTGAGTCTGGATTGTGCGCTCGGCAATATATCACGCTGGAAGGTGGGTCTATCAAAATTTAATCGTTCATTGATATTTCTTTCTTGTACCGTTAATGCTTAGTCGTGTGGGATTTGAGATTCTGGTAGTAGGACTGGATCGGCACAGCTAAACTATCTCTTAATCGTTCATGGAACACGGAGGCGCCTCCTATAGTCTAAACTGTATCACGTGATAAGTTGTTCTTGATAAGTCTTAAATGGCTCGCCATTTATAATATAGAGTAAATTGATTGGTGTGCAGTGAGGAGGAAAACACATGGTAACAAAAAATTACACAAGCATTCATTCGTCCACCCTGCAGACCCGACATCCGGTCCTACGCCAACATATTAAAGGTTTTTGCTATTTTAAAATTTTTTATGTTTTTAGTCTTCCAGAACTAAGAGCAACTCTCAGCGATTGTAAAAGTCACATTTCTGTTAGTGCTTACCTGAAATGAATTACATCGAGCTAGTCACCCTCCTCGGGGACAAGCTGATCCGCAGTCGCCTCATTTTCTGCGTTCGCTTCTGCTTGATTGTTGACGTTGTTCGCCTGTTGGTTAGCCGCCATAGTTACTTCGGTCGGGGCTGCGTCAGGTGGAGCGTTGGGATTATTTCCTGCAGCTGGTACATGCAATCCCGCTAACAAAGGGGAATCATTGCCACTTTAAAGATTAAAGATGAGTAAAGTAACGTGGTGTCTGTGTCTTTTCTTACTGGAAAGGTGGACCACTTCTACAGGCAATGTGTCAAGCTGATGAACTTTTTGAACTTTTCCACGCATTTTAGCTTGAGATAGTGTTTATCAGTCACGTCGAGGGCTTAAAATATGTTATGTACCTATCGTTATTCGAGTGGGAGCGAGAGCAAGAGCAAGTTAATTAAGCAAGAGTCTAATTGAATAGTGCATGAAGATGGGAAGCAAGCTATGGAATCACCTTATATATGCGCCCCAGGACTTATTGACACTAGAATCTCAAATTTACGAGCGCCCAAGAATGCAGCATAATCTTCCAAGTGAATTCACCGAGTCGTGGACTTTGCATGCATGCTGGTCATAGATTTACACTTTGTACTCGGGTGTGCTTGAGAAACTCGTGCTATGCATCAGCCGGTGTTCAGCATCTGCATCGAGCCAAAACTCTATTGAACATCCATCTAAGAAGACACAGTACATCAAAGCGCTAACTTTAATGAAGAGCATGTCCTTGCGGTGGGCCATTTTGGATCACATAGCTGGATGATCCGGTACCATCTCTTGGTAGGCAGATTGCGAGTTTATCTTTGCGTCGTGATTATCCGATTCGCGTGCACGTATCTCCAGGAAAGAGAGTGGCGAGATGTGTACATCGAGACGCGACTCGCCCCTATCCAGTATTTTGAAATCAAGCGTTGCCTTATGTGGTAAGCTGTTACGCCAATCACTATAGCTCCTTTCTTGGAGTTCACAGCAAAATCGCCGTGGTCTCCCCAAACGTGTCTTATGATGACTCCACACTTGATTAAACGGTTATTTGTCTAGTATAGATTATGATTAAGAATGGTATATGCTACAAAGTAAAACGAAGATATGCAGCCGCTATTCTGGGTACAGAAGCTTGAAAGGGTATTAATTTTGAAGTTGACCAGCAAGATCAAATGGAGCATAATGCCAACACCTGTGTATACCGCGTAAGAGCGGTCCTCTCTtcaagtaaagaagtagcttacTCCGGGTTGGCGGCCATAAGCTCCGGAAGAGCATTCTTTGCCTCGTCGGGAAGGCCCGGCCACGCCTCGTTCGCACTGCGATCGTGGTGAAGTACAAGGAACGGGAGAAAATATTCCATTCGAGAGTTTTGCGCGATCCAGGCAATGTCCTCTTTGAAAAAAAAATTAGGCAACCTTAGATTGAGTGAGTGTAAACGTGGCGGCATACCATCAACAAGTGCTCTTAGTTCCGGTCCCGTTAGAGCTGATTTAAGCGCTGGGGGTTCATGTGGTTTACCTAAAGTAGAATCTAGTCTTGGAATCGTGGTGTATACTCCCAGATACGGACCTGTTCATGCATGTTGCTACTAAACACTGGGGCCATAACTTCCATCGCGGCCACTAGTTCGACGGAATCAGCTTTCTCCGGGTGCTGAAACAGTACTCAAACAAGGTGAGCTGTAGAATCCCAAATTACTTGAAGTCGCATACCTGTGCTGCCTCATGGACCCATTGCTCCATTCTTTCTAAGCAACCAAGCAGAGCCTTGTTGTCTTCGCCATCCAGGGCAGTAAAAGAGGAAAGACGAGGGAATATGATCGTATTCTCGCCTGTTGTAAGTCGATGAAATCAGGATCACTCAAGATTGAGTTCAAGTGTTGTCGTGGGAGATGGGCGCACCTTCGCAATGCCGACGCAGCGTTTCACAGAATGCATCCACGTAGTTGACAAAGTTTACCATCTCTGTGGGAAGAACCTTCAAAGCTTTCCCGCCGATTTGATTAAAAGCCCTAATTAGGGAGTTCTGCAACAAACCTATGGTCAGACGAGAATACTAGGGCCAGTTGCTATTGCGACTTGCATGCATGAACGCAGTATCGTACCGATAAGCATCCACATAACTGGCGATAGTGTCAGATAAAGGTAACGGCCAGTCAAGGATAAATGCTCACTCTATTGTGGAAAGGTCGGTTGGAATTCCGGCAACTGTGGGGACAGTAGGCAGCGAGTGCATATCTCTTGGAATGATAACGTTAGATGTTTCAACTCAGGTGTTCGTAACCCGGCCAGCAGGTAGTGTCCTAAAGAGTGAAAGCACCTCATGAAGGAGATAACAGTCTTTATATCTTTCCTAGTTTGGGCTTATTATGTTTGCGGATGAAAGGTGTGAGAAGTTTATCACTTTTAAGAAAGGGGGTGCCAAGCAAGAGGCTTGAGCTTATGTGTTTAGAAAGTAGACAAGTCGTAATTTCCAATTCCAAGCCTAGGAAACAATGGACTTACGGATTTGTGAAACCAAACAGCTCCCGCCCTTTGTGTCGTATTTGTAATGAGACTTTGAAGTCTATGTGGCTGTGTCGCTGGCTCTAGCCACGTGACCTCTTAGAGATCTTCGGGATTTCCATCAGATTGGTCGGTTGGCGACTGAGATCTACCGAGTCCTCGCATAGCTCGGCAAAAACTGTACTTGTGGGACAAGTATGATTCGCTGGCATGGGATAATCTCACAGTGTCAAAAAGGCTTTTGGCATGGTATAGACCTAACTGTTACCACCTCGGGGGAGAATTTGCTGACGCCTATAGCTGCCTTTAAACTAAGGCGCTTATTACTTAGGCCTATTCTTGGCTTTATCGGGAGACGATCGGGTACACTAATCGGATATACTTCACCAAAATGA carries:
- a CDS encoding major facilitator superfamily transporter: MTRASAPASISGSSLEGKNTGTLDSKNPYDGGEVPGTMSSTLNQQHIFDDPTLGKYFVPIAEYEGMHRFDPKATWTEAEERHLVRKVDKLIMVWCCVMFFALQLDRGNISAALSDNLLKDLGLNTNDYNNGQMIFYLSFMCAELPSQLVSKRLGPDVWLPIQLVSWSIVAMSQCRLNGRGSFFATRCLLGLLEGGFIPDMILFLSYFYKGNELPVRLSFFWMALTFTNISGALLGYGILRMRGIHGWEGWRYLFLIEGAMTAAIGLFSFFWLPPSPTQTKGILRGKNGWFTDREEVIMVNRILRDDPSKGDMHNRQALHLSDFWASIKDYDNWGLYLIGLCAYIPPAPPTAYLTLTLRNLGFNTFNTNLLTIPSSVLFMINNFLLTQLSRITKERSTVASFGNVWQLPLLIALAVLPDETNPWTRYALLTLLLGYPYAHPILVGWNSQNSNTVRTRTVSAALYNIFVQAGNIVSTHIYNDNDKPFYHKGNKVLVGVAVWNIVLFQLVKLYYIQRNKWKAARWNTMSTEERAHYLETTTDKGNKRLDFVFVH
- a CDS encoding major facilitator superfamily transporter; its protein translation is MDLFLSYFCTGSELPVRLSFFWTSYTLANISGALIGYGILRMSGIHGWEGCRYLFLIEGAMTAAIGIFSFFWLPPSPTQTKGIPRGKNGWFTEKEEIIMVNRILRDDPSKGDMHNRQAPRLSDFWASIKDYDNWGLHFIGIGVYIPGYPPSNYLTLTLRNIGFSTLNTNLLTIPANVLFIIINNLPLAQLSRITNEHSLVGSIGSIWQLPFLLH
- a CDS encoding F-box-like domain-containing protein, with protein sequence MDRSRKKRTSGEVVLRRSKALDLGFNLSVVIPQPPTNTDPSSSSQSTADALMIEGAPLSPPAYFIYLPPELINRILASTGLSNRDLVNLALVNKQINEDASGAFLVNADAQPAIPAHCLRLARDPDLGQHVRKLHVSEIHKLHRPLVTCLPVMIDNMPHLSAFEWDVISGMDIESSNMILDAVRDATELRSLRIGAKVGVNFTDNHIQLSGFQNLHDFSFRVLNSIHDDTARVIMQIILSIVAASPDLSSLDVRVPAYGSIGDALHRRVHIPEPVLAGFLSRHAGIRALRLDIRGTQSVGLAVLGIPRHALSALRIFKGTLSNILEIIDEHSMRRSLKDVRLINGSWLGFGHHGISKPVGLRLMKGLAVHRGMHTLHVDAVPLDMDVELLRAAATACPGLESLRFRWPKRLEHTYEELAQALSIFPRLVSVAVRVPDLSDTLHHSDPMPMPEVDPNPQIAPSSRKRYELPKAVARQPVYTLMPVHVEETDGVQNVAGWMVAHACRRLEVFHILPPVHNGQVVKTVSGYTIRITRWAGYDLCDVEEASPADAALEQGWTDELLDEICRG